A window of the Dongshaea marina genome harbors these coding sequences:
- a CDS encoding NAD(P)H-binding protein: MYLIFGASQGLGLSLAKQLKKRGNKVIGVSRRKSVQHEDSVYFSQWIPCDALDKDTMLSTLKNIGSTRDLNVISTMSAPFLGIKNLIDVLEECNIKRFVLVTSLGCGDGWEYLSERARKAFGEYVREKTLGETWLQSSSLNYIIIRPGGLRDDNVTGTGILSQGKEVHGYINRDELSRLIIESLDSKSAAGQAFECVDPEYTA, translated from the coding sequence ATGTACTTAATATTTGGTGCCAGCCAAGGACTAGGGCTAAGCCTTGCCAAGCAACTTAAAAAACGGGGAAATAAAGTTATTGGTGTAAGTCGCCGTAAATCAGTTCAGCATGAAGATAGTGTTTACTTTAGTCAGTGGATACCTTGTGATGCTCTTGATAAAGACACAATGCTATCTACTTTAAAAAACATTGGTTCGACACGAGATTTAAACGTAATCTCAACAATGAGCGCTCCTTTTTTAGGAATTAAAAACTTAATAGATGTTTTAGAAGAGTGCAATATAAAGCGATTTGTTTTGGTTACCTCTCTTGGGTGCGGAGATGGCTGGGAATATTTATCTGAACGAGCAAGAAAGGCATTTGGAGAGTACGTTAGGGAGAAGACATTAGGGGAAACATGGCTACAGTCTAGCTCCCTTAATTACATTATTATCCGCCCGGGTGGATTAAGAGATGATAATGTCACCGGGACTGGGATTTTGAGCCAAGGAAAAGAGGTCCACGGGTATATCAATCGAGATGAGTTATCACGATTGATTATTGAGTCTTTGGATAGTAAGAGTGCAGCGGGTCAAGCTTTTGAGTGTGTTGACCCTGAGTATACAGCCTGA
- a CDS encoding OB-fold protein, translating to MKKVRLSITLLLATLAALSLSACNDQQDIAHMQPDTARSAAQIWSDYHNNEVAADQQYKGRVVEITGRVGEISKDFTGNANISFQTQNMFESVHCTLDVSQRSAAAGIRKHSTQTLKCLGKGMVIGSPMFDHCIII from the coding sequence ATGAAAAAAGTTCGTTTATCTATCACCCTATTGCTGGCCACGCTTGCAGCTTTATCTTTGAGTGCCTGTAACGACCAGCAGGATATTGCTCATATGCAGCCAGATACAGCTCGCTCTGCGGCACAAATCTGGAGTGACTACCATAACAATGAGGTGGCCGCAGATCAGCAATACAAAGGCAGAGTTGTTGAGATCACCGGTCGGGTTGGTGAGATCAGCAAAGATTTTACCGGAAATGCCAATATTAGCTTCCAGACTCAAAATATGTTTGAGTCAGTCCATTGCACCCTGGATGTCAGCCAACGCTCTGCGGCAGCGGGGATTCGCAAGCACAGCACCCAGACTCTCAAGTGCCTTGGAAAGGGAATGGTGATCGGCAGCCCGATGTTTGATCACTGCATCATCATCTGA
- a CDS encoding NADH-dependent flavin oxidoreductase, with protein sequence MAQLVDEMIFQSGGKLKNRILMAPMTIQSAFFDGGVTQEMIAYYASRAGDAGAVIVESAFVENYGRAFPGALGIDTDSKIAGLKKLAESIKAKGSKAILQIYHAGRMADPEYNGGHQPISASPVAALRDNAQTPLEMTEDQIEAMIESFRHAFRRAILAGFDGVEIHGANTYLIQQFFSPHSNRRTDQWGGDIEKRTRFPLAVLQKAKQLALSFAKEDFIIGYRFSPEEIEEPGIRFTDSIYLLDKLAAEGLDYLHFSMGHWQRNSIVNPEDKEPLITRYRQLQTENLARVPVIGVGGIAQRRDAEKALTQGYDLVSVGKGYLVEPTWATKALSDESCAEFADIAQQKELQIPTPLWEIMDYMIVDSAAEALKHQRIKELQKIKISFNSGAYTAYGRGHNGDLPVTVTFSENKILDILVDSSNESDGIANPAFERIPQQILDGQTLNIDVISGATVSSQAVIDGVSNAVDLAGGNSEALRCKAREAVEWSSKTIEETVDIVVVGGGGAGLSAALTALDKGRSVILLEKFPAIGGNTVRTGGWVNAAEPQWQNDFPALAGEKESLLAISQTPESEFVGEYLNDFRVLKDQIATYFADVEIGKHYLFDSVELHRIQTYLGGKRTDLNGELIYGQYDLVETLTSRSMESINWLSDKGIDFDRSVVEIPVGALWRRAHKPKRPKGVEFVDKLQQRIQQQGGRIMTDTRATDLIVEDGKVVGIRATQADGTKLVLHANQGVVLASGGFGANTQMIKKYNNYWKEIADDIKTTNSPALIGDGIEIGEKAGAELVGMGFVQLMPIGDPKSGALLTGLIVPPENFVFVNQQGKRFVDECESRDRLSEAFFDNGSLIYMIADEKIRQTAANTSDATIEREIKEGIIIQADTLEELAEKIGVPEAELTETIKQYNSYVELGHDPEFHKSAFGLKVEQAPFYATPRQPSVHHTMGGLKIDTRARVINKEGEIIPGLYAAGEIAGGIHAGNRLGGNALIDIFTYGRIAGESAAELA encoded by the coding sequence ATGGCTCAGTTAGTCGATGAGATGATCTTTCAATCAGGGGGCAAACTGAAGAATCGCATCCTGATGGCACCGATGACGATTCAGTCTGCTTTTTTTGATGGCGGTGTGACCCAGGAGATGATCGCCTATTACGCATCCCGCGCAGGTGATGCGGGTGCCGTCATCGTAGAGAGTGCTTTTGTTGAAAACTACGGCCGCGCATTCCCCGGTGCACTGGGCATAGATACCGACAGCAAGATTGCTGGTTTGAAAAAACTGGCTGAGTCGATCAAGGCGAAAGGCTCAAAGGCAATTTTACAAATCTATCACGCAGGTCGCATGGCCGATCCTGAGTACAACGGTGGCCACCAGCCGATCTCTGCAAGCCCTGTTGCAGCCCTTCGTGATAACGCTCAAACTCCCCTTGAGATGACAGAAGATCAGATTGAAGCAATGATTGAGAGCTTTCGTCATGCATTCAGACGAGCAATTTTAGCGGGCTTTGATGGCGTCGAGATCCACGGGGCAAACACCTACCTTATCCAGCAATTCTTCTCGCCTCACTCAAATCGCAGGACGGACCAATGGGGGGGCGATATTGAAAAACGCACCCGCTTCCCGCTGGCAGTTTTGCAAAAGGCCAAACAGCTTGCCCTCTCCTTTGCAAAAGAAGATTTCATCATCGGCTATCGCTTCTCGCCGGAAGAGATAGAGGAGCCGGGGATCCGCTTTACCGATAGCATCTACCTGTTGGATAAGCTTGCGGCTGAGGGCCTGGATTATTTGCATTTCTCTATGGGCCACTGGCAGCGTAACTCCATTGTAAACCCCGAAGATAAAGAGCCGCTCATCACCAGGTATCGCCAGCTTCAAACCGAAAACCTGGCCAGAGTGCCGGTGATTGGGGTGGGCGGGATCGCCCAGCGTCGCGACGCAGAAAAAGCCCTCACCCAGGGCTACGACCTGGTGAGTGTGGGTAAAGGCTATCTGGTTGAACCCACCTGGGCAACCAAGGCACTAAGTGATGAGTCCTGCGCTGAATTTGCCGACATTGCCCAACAGAAGGAATTGCAGATCCCCACCCCGCTTTGGGAGATCATGGACTACATGATTGTGGATAGCGCCGCCGAAGCTCTGAAACATCAGCGAATCAAAGAGCTCCAAAAGATTAAGATCAGCTTCAATTCGGGTGCATACACGGCTTACGGCCGCGGCCATAATGGCGACCTGCCTGTGACCGTGACCTTCTCAGAAAATAAGATCCTGGATATCCTGGTGGATTCATCCAATGAATCAGACGGCATCGCTAATCCGGCATTCGAGCGTATCCCACAGCAGATCCTAGATGGTCAAACCCTGAATATTGATGTGATCTCGGGTGCGACCGTGAGTAGCCAGGCGGTGATTGATGGTGTTTCCAATGCAGTTGATCTGGCTGGCGGTAACTCTGAAGCGCTGCGCTGCAAAGCTCGAGAAGCCGTTGAGTGGTCATCCAAAACCATTGAAGAGACCGTTGATATCGTGGTTGTCGGCGGCGGTGGTGCTGGCCTGAGCGCAGCCCTGACTGCCCTGGATAAAGGCAGGTCGGTTATTTTGCTCGAAAAATTCCCCGCAATTGGGGGGAACACGGTTCGTACCGGTGGCTGGGTCAACGCCGCAGAACCACAATGGCAAAATGACTTCCCGGCACTAGCGGGCGAAAAAGAGAGCCTGCTGGCAATTTCCCAAACACCAGAGTCCGAGTTCGTTGGTGAGTACCTCAATGATTTCAGAGTGCTCAAGGATCAAATTGCCACCTATTTTGCCGATGTAGAGATAGGTAAACACTATCTGTTCGACTCCGTCGAGCTACACAGGATCCAGACTTACCTTGGCGGCAAACGGACCGATCTCAACGGTGAATTAATCTATGGTCAATACGATCTGGTGGAGACCCTGACATCGCGCTCTATGGAGTCGATCAACTGGTTGAGTGATAAAGGCATCGATTTTGACCGCAGTGTGGTTGAAATTCCGGTCGGTGCTTTGTGGCGTCGCGCCCACAAACCAAAGCGCCCCAAGGGTGTTGAGTTTGTCGATAAGCTCCAGCAGCGCATTCAGCAACAAGGTGGCCGGATCATGACAGATACCCGGGCGACCGATCTGATTGTTGAAGATGGAAAAGTGGTGGGTATCAGGGCGACCCAGGCCGACGGCACCAAGCTGGTGCTCCATGCCAACCAGGGAGTGGTGCTTGCCTCGGGTGGCTTTGGTGCCAACACCCAGATGATCAAAAAATATAACAACTACTGGAAAGAGATCGCGGACGATATCAAAACCACCAACTCCCCTGCTCTCATCGGTGATGGTATCGAGATTGGAGAAAAAGCGGGAGCCGAGCTGGTTGGTATGGGCTTTGTGCAGCTGATGCCGATAGGGGATCCGAAATCCGGTGCCCTGCTGACGGGGCTTATCGTACCGCCCGAAAACTTTGTCTTTGTGAACCAACAAGGCAAACGCTTTGTTGATGAGTGTGAAAGCCGGGATCGGCTCTCTGAGGCATTCTTTGATAACGGTAGCCTCATCTATATGATCGCCGATGAGAAGATTCGCCAAACGGCGGCCAATACCTCTGACGCAACCATAGAGCGCGAAATAAAAGAGGGGATCATCATTCAGGCAGACACCCTCGAAGAGCTGGCTGAGAAGATTGGGGTACCTGAAGCTGAATTGACCGAGACCATTAAGCAATACAATAGCTATGTTGAACTGGGCCATGATCCCGAGTTTCATAAGAGCGCATTCGGTTTGAAGGTGGAGCAGGCCCCCTTCTACGCCACACCGCGTCAACCATCGGTTCACCACACCATGGGAGGGCTGAAGATTGATACCAGAGCGCGGGTGATCAACAAAGAGGGTGAGATTATTCCTGGCCTGTATGCGGCAGGTGAAATCGCAGGAGGCATCCACGCGGGTAACCGTTTGGGCGGGAATGCGCTGATTGATATCTTCACTTACGGGCGCATCGCAGGTGAAAGTGCAGCCGAGCTTGCTTAA
- a CDS encoding DUF4236 domain-containing protein, with amino-acid sequence MGWSYRKSKRIGPFRLNLSRSGLGLSLGVKGARVGISSRGRRYGSLSLFGFSYRTYGSSGPNRQTPSWPLRHYALVFGIIALLLGAALPGILLLLLAVIGYGRIYCTKRRCSCGRLGLGKVQKERVGSSWLHNRKDGEPDHRYRHNPRVNLIRCQQHCCYCGQTQQWTEQVPG; translated from the coding sequence ATGGGTTGGTCATACCGAAAAAGCAAACGTATCGGGCCTTTTCGCCTCAATCTGAGTCGCTCGGGACTGGGGCTGAGTCTTGGTGTCAAAGGTGCTCGAGTTGGTATTAGCTCCCGGGGCCGGCGTTACGGGAGTCTGTCTCTGTTCGGCTTTAGTTATCGAACCTATGGAAGTTCAGGCCCAAATCGACAGACTCCCTCCTGGCCACTGCGTCATTATGCTCTGGTGTTTGGAATCATAGCTTTGCTGCTGGGAGCAGCCCTTCCCGGCATATTGTTACTGCTGCTGGCTGTGATTGGTTACGGGCGGATTTACTGCACGAAACGGCGCTGTAGTTGTGGCAGGCTGGGTCTTGGCAAGGTTCAGAAAGAGAGAGTCGGTAGCAGTTGGCTCCATAATCGTAAAGATGGTGAACCGGATCATCGCTATCGGCACAACCCGAGAGTTAATCTCATCCGCTGTCAGCAACATTGTTGCTACTGCGGTCAGACTCAACAGTGGACGGAGCAGGTGCCGGGATAG
- a CDS encoding IS4 family transposase has protein sequence MQISPHDPQRWAQHIFGSAQLGDVRRTARLVTLASHCGRHVGKSLAASCEGDDALLEGSYRFIRNPKVEPMKIRQAGFERTVEIAQDIPELLALEDTSSLSYKHQAASKLGKLGKKEDKSRGFWVHSQLLLNARTQQTIGLVHQEWWLRPDNPEDADEKESGKWPDASALCRHRMGALMSRVITVCDREADIFDYLKDKKEHQERFIVRAKHMRKVEESGLPLDEHLRSQASLGGYELHIPQKGMVDKHGKRKNRPTRKARLQVFSSSLTLTQGGRTLTLNAVLAEELGQPNGAEPIRWLLLTSEPVSTLEEALKVIQSYTARWRVEDFHKAWKSGAGVEELRMGSVDNLERMASILGFSAVRLMQLRESFTLPLSLKKLGLIKEAKEVSQISASRVLTGEEIKLLILLRNKKQTFEPSLEWAYQEIAKLGGFNDTKRSGIAGWDTLWEGWNRLQDYLRGFMVAREAMTSGLEI, from the coding sequence ATGCAGATTTCTCCCCATGATCCCCAACGCTGGGCCCAGCACATCTTTGGTTCGGCACAGCTTGGAGACGTGCGGCGTACAGCCCGGTTAGTCACACTCGCCAGCCATTGTGGTAGACATGTGGGGAAATCTTTGGCCGCTTCCTGTGAGGGTGACGATGCCCTGCTTGAAGGCAGCTATCGCTTTATCCGTAATCCAAAGGTCGAACCAATGAAAATACGTCAGGCTGGTTTTGAAAGGACAGTTGAGATAGCCCAGGATATTCCCGAACTCCTGGCTCTGGAGGACACCTCTTCATTAAGTTACAAGCACCAAGCCGCTTCGAAGCTGGGGAAATTAGGAAAGAAGGAGGATAAATCAAGAGGATTCTGGGTGCATTCCCAGTTACTACTCAATGCCCGAACGCAGCAAACGATAGGGTTGGTTCATCAGGAGTGGTGGTTGCGGCCGGATAACCCTGAGGATGCAGACGAGAAAGAGAGTGGTAAGTGGCCCGATGCGTCAGCCCTTTGCCGACACAGGATGGGAGCGCTGATGTCCCGGGTGATCACCGTTTGTGATCGAGAAGCAGATATCTTTGACTATCTCAAGGATAAGAAGGAGCACCAAGAAAGATTTATCGTGCGGGCAAAGCATATGCGCAAAGTGGAAGAGTCCGGACTCCCTTTAGATGAACATCTGCGCTCCCAAGCTTCCCTGGGCGGATATGAGCTTCATATCCCTCAAAAAGGGATGGTAGATAAGCATGGGAAACGGAAGAATCGGCCGACTCGCAAGGCGAGGCTACAAGTCTTTAGCAGCTCATTGACCCTCACTCAGGGGGGCAGAACTCTCACCCTCAACGCAGTACTGGCTGAAGAGCTGGGTCAGCCTAATGGTGCAGAGCCGATCCGCTGGCTTCTGCTGACCAGCGAGCCAGTTTCAACTCTGGAAGAGGCCCTGAAAGTTATCCAGAGCTACACGGCCAGATGGCGAGTGGAGGATTTCCACAAAGCCTGGAAATCCGGTGCAGGTGTAGAAGAGCTAAGAATGGGGTCGGTAGACAATCTGGAGCGAATGGCGTCGATACTTGGCTTTTCAGCGGTTCGGCTGATGCAGTTGCGGGAGAGTTTTACCTTGCCACTCAGCCTGAAGAAGCTGGGCCTGATTAAAGAGGCGAAGGAGGTCAGTCAGATAAGTGCGTCACGAGTGCTTACCGGAGAAGAGATTAAGCTCTTGATCTTGCTGCGCAATAAGAAGCAAACGTTCGAACCGAGTTTGGAGTGGGCTTACCAGGAGATTGCAAAGCTGGGAGGGTTCAATGATACCAAACGAAGCGGGATCGCAGGCTGGGATACTCTCTGGGAAGGTTGGAATCGACTTCAGGATTATCTTCGAGGATTTATGGTTGCCAGAGAGGCTATGACTTCAGGCTTGGAGATCTGA
- a CDS encoding type II toxin-antitoxin system HipA family toxin: MLRRNDAGKVWIDTFQDEPTNTDTHYLVKFPRGNRTAIDQDILRAEYHYYHALADLGVSTIDTEKMMLKEGDRYPSLWLPRFDVDFEDGEVVRYGLESVYSILEKEPGAPINHFDAIRNLCGIFGQLEGTPFSSQEFVNEWVYRDFLSVVFGNSDNHGRNTAFIKKPGVIELSPIYDFAPMRADPEGVIRITTWGSPFEEGGNFDWIGIANGLQDVADPELIISKLKEMANMLSGLKENLRARGVPESILNMPIMRFDTLDKRLAEWGLI; this comes from the coding sequence TTGCTGCGAAGAAATGATGCTGGTAAGGTCTGGATCGATACATTCCAAGATGAGCCAACAAATACTGATACCCACTATCTCGTGAAATTTCCGCGAGGGAATCGCACAGCTATTGACCAGGATATACTTCGAGCCGAGTACCACTACTATCACGCGCTAGCAGATCTTGGAGTGAGTACCATTGACACAGAAAAGATGATGCTCAAAGAGGGGGATAGATACCCGTCTCTATGGCTACCTCGGTTTGATGTGGATTTTGAGGACGGAGAGGTTGTTAGATACGGGTTAGAGTCCGTTTACTCTATTCTTGAAAAAGAGCCGGGAGCTCCCATAAATCATTTTGATGCCATCCGGAATCTATGCGGGATCTTTGGTCAGTTGGAGGGTACACCATTTAGCTCTCAGGAATTTGTGAATGAGTGGGTATACCGGGATTTCCTAAGCGTGGTTTTCGGTAACTCTGATAACCATGGACGCAACACTGCGTTTATCAAAAAACCAGGGGTCATCGAATTATCACCTATTTACGACTTTGCGCCTATGAGAGCAGACCCAGAAGGAGTGATCAGGATCACAACCTGGGGGTCACCATTTGAAGAAGGTGGGAATTTTGATTGGATCGGGATCGCAAATGGGTTGCAGGATGTAGCCGACCCCGAATTGATTATCTCCAAGTTGAAAGAGATGGCCAACATGCTCTCTGGATTAAAAGAAAACTTGAGGGCCCGTGGTGTCCCAGAAAGCATACTAAATATGCCAATAATGCGATTTGACACCCTGGATAAAAGGCTTGCTGAGTGGGGGTTAATATGA
- a CDS encoding helix-turn-helix domain-containing protein, with protein sequence MKELSPSEREHLLKRVARSIFTGEITNGQALQKLRKEILQMSQEEYCKFAGVSRKTLSDIELDKGKPTVSILNRVFKPLGFECSLRPRSGSLAEDMFNTRYD encoded by the coding sequence ATGAAAGAGCTATCACCATCAGAAAGAGAGCACCTGCTTAAGCGCGTTGCAAGAAGTATCTTCACTGGAGAAATAACTAATGGCCAAGCGTTACAAAAATTACGCAAAGAAATTCTTCAGATGTCTCAAGAGGAATACTGCAAATTTGCTGGCGTTAGCCGAAAGACACTTTCCGATATTGAACTCGACAAAGGGAAGCCCACAGTTAGTATCTTGAACCGTGTTTTTAAACCATTAGGATTTGAGTGTAGTCTAAGACCGCGTAGTGGTTCATTAGCTGAAGATATGTTTAATACTCGGTATGATTGA
- a CDS encoding tyrosine-type recombinase/integrase, with protein sequence MQQKYPWNKGKIIGQKRPFSRKDIWAIRHFLETEGETRDLALFNLGLDSKLRGCDLVALKVSDIVHAGKILNRATVVQSKTHRAVRFELTKPTRVAIALWLSSIDPQLSPYIFPSKYSSSGHLTPKQYSRRLQYWVAKVGLDPCDYGGHSLRRTKATLIYRETKNLRAVQLLLGHQKLDSTVRYLGIDLDDALDLSESIDI encoded by the coding sequence CTGCAGCAAAAATATCCCTGGAATAAAGGAAAAATCATCGGGCAAAAACGGCCCTTTTCCCGCAAAGATATCTGGGCTATTCGCCATTTTCTCGAAACTGAGGGAGAAACACGGGATCTGGCACTGTTTAACCTCGGGCTCGACAGCAAGCTCAGGGGCTGCGATCTGGTTGCACTGAAAGTCAGTGATATCGTCCATGCGGGCAAGATCCTCAATCGGGCGACCGTAGTGCAGAGCAAAACTCACCGAGCAGTTCGCTTTGAGTTGACCAAGCCAACTCGGGTCGCCATAGCCCTCTGGTTGAGTAGTATAGATCCACAGCTGAGCCCCTATATTTTTCCCAGTAAGTACTCCAGCTCAGGTCACCTGACTCCTAAGCAATATTCGCGGCGTCTCCAATACTGGGTAGCAAAGGTTGGTCTCGATCCCTGCGATTATGGCGGGCATTCACTGCGACGCACCAAGGCGACTCTGATCTATCGGGAAACCAAAAATCTCAGGGCGGTGCAATTGCTGCTGGGGCATCAGAAGCTCGACAGCACGGTTCGCTATCTGGGGATCGATTTGGATGACGCCCTCGATCTCTCGGAGAGCATAGATATTTAG
- a CDS encoding GNAT family N-acetyltransferase, with product MDKSKHDRRRFDCGVPALNSYLRVMASQQAVKDNSRTFVIEDPQREEWIIGYYSLTMIPVDLGVLPEKLQKKHQSARSGGLIARLAVDRRYTGNGYGEWLLIDSLHKLLQASESVGFPVVVVDAKEGAADFYRKFGFQSFADTPNKLFMTIADIRASLG from the coding sequence TTGGACAAATCAAAACATGATCGGCGGCGCTTTGACTGTGGCGTCCCTGCATTAAATAGCTACCTGCGGGTGATGGCCAGCCAGCAAGCGGTGAAAGACAATAGCAGAACCTTTGTAATTGAAGATCCTCAAAGAGAGGAGTGGATCATTGGTTACTATTCATTAACCATGATCCCTGTCGACCTGGGCGTTCTTCCGGAAAAATTACAAAAAAAGCATCAGAGTGCCCGCTCAGGAGGGCTCATCGCCCGGCTGGCCGTCGATCGTCGCTACACCGGTAATGGTTATGGTGAGTGGCTACTCATCGACAGTCTGCATAAGTTGCTTCAGGCAAGCGAATCAGTTGGCTTTCCTGTGGTCGTTGTCGATGCGAAAGAGGGCGCTGCAGATTTTTACAGAAAGTTTGGCTTCCAATCCTTTGCGGATACCCCCAACAAACTGTTTATGACCATTGCCGATATCCGAGCCAGCCTAGGCTGA
- a CDS encoding type II toxin-antitoxin system TacA family antitoxin, whose product MANIRPRITARVDVQTQELLIRASALAGMSNVNSFVLNAAVEKAKKIVEQEQMLQLSEQDALLLAKALDTPARPNSRLQQAAQRYQESKDS is encoded by the coding sequence ATGGCAAATATTCGGCCTCGCATTACGGCGCGAGTAGACGTTCAGACTCAGGAACTGCTTATCAGAGCATCAGCTCTTGCCGGGATGAGTAATGTAAACTCTTTTGTACTCAATGCAGCGGTTGAGAAAGCAAAGAAAATTGTTGAGCAAGAGCAGATGTTGCAGCTTTCAGAGCAAGATGCGCTGCTGCTCGCTAAAGCTCTGGATACGCCAGCCCGCCCTAACTCCAGGTTACAACAGGCAGCACAACGATATCAGGAGAGCAAAGACTCGTGA